The sequence CTGACATGAGCCAATCGAGATGCTCGTAGACGGCGGCAGGCTCCCAGCCGGTATCGGCAAAAATCGCGCAATCCGGCATCGGGCCGATTTCGCCATGGGCCGCGAGCAGCGCCATTGTCGTCGATTGGACGCCGGCGCCGAGCGAGAGCACGCGCAAGCGGATCGGGGAGGGCGAAAGCCCCTCCCCAGAAGCAGGCGGAACGTGAAACATTACGCTGCCTCCCCCTCTGCGGCTTCCGCCGGCTGGAGACCGTGCAGGAAGGCGGCGGCGCGCTGCGCGTGTGCGGCGGCCTGGAAGACCGCGCGCTTGTCGCCCTGCAGGACCTGGAGCCACGATTCCACGTAGCTTGCGTGGTCGGGCCGCGGTTCGAGCTCGGGCACGATCCCGAGGTCGGCGCAGATCAGCGCAGATCCGATTTCGGCGACGAGCTCCTCGCGCGCGCGTTCGCTGCGATCCTTCGCATAACGGCTGAGGTCGCGCCCCACGCGGCGCGAATCCGCCGTCCAATGGACATGCTCGTGGCTCAGCACCGCCACGTACGATGCAGCGTCGCGAAACGTCTCGAATGGCGGCATCTGGATGTGATCGGTCGACGGCGCGTAGAAGGCTCGCGCGCCGCCATGCCGGATCGCCGACCCCGTATTCGCGAAGAAGCGATCGGCATGATCGATCCGCTGGATCGGATCGATCGTCGGCGCCGGCTGCCGGTAGAAGTGGTCGGGCAGTCCGGCGATCTGCTCGACGTTGAAGACCGAATAGGTCTTCAGGAACGGGATGTCGCGCTCGACCTCGCCGCCATTGCCGTCGGTCTCCGTCCGGGTGAAACGGCTCGCATAGATAACGGTCGCGCCCGACTCGCCCTTGCGGACATGAGCGTCGAGCTCGATCGCCTGCTTGAACGTCATCCAGGTCGGCGAGGTGAAACCGCGCGCGAGCGCTTCCGACCAGAGCAGCAGCACGTTCATGCCACTGTAAGGTTCGCCGTTGTGGCGCAGCGGCCGCGTGATGCGCCGACCCGCGTGGCCGGCGCTCCATGGCTGGATCCAGGGCCGAACACCCTTTTCGAGATCCGCGACGATGCGATCGGTGATGCGCGCGTAGACGTCGGCGCGTGAGCCTTCCTTCTTCTCAGTCATTTTCCTGAACCTCCGCTTGGAGGTCGCGCCCATCGCGACCTCGTCACGGCGGTCCATCGCCAGGGAATTCAGGGGAGCGGCGCACCCTTGGGCCGCAACGAAGTGGAGGGCGGCGAAGCCGCTGCGCCGGGCCCCGGCCCTGGCAGGACCAAAAGCCGGACGGGCGTCGCGACGCGCACCGCCTCATTTTCTCCATTCCATCTTCTTGAGGAGCGGCCGCATGGCGGTCGTCGCCGCCGTCGTGCGCTGCGGCCGCGGCAGCGACACGAAAAAGGGGCCGGCCCCATCGGGGCCAGCCCAGCGTCGTGGTATCGAAGACGGGCGAGGCCGAAGCCTCGCCCGGTGCCATCAGCCGAAGGCCGCCAGCTGCATTTCGGCCGCCTTGCGATCGAGCGTGTGGCCGGGATTTTCGACCGGACGCTCGAAGGGCTTCCAGCGCTCGCCGACGACGTGCTCGTAGGCCGCGACGGCACCCTCGGCCGCCATGCGCAGGGCGTGCGACTGCAAGGCCATGTCAGCGGCGAACTCGCGCTTGCGCTGCGCGGTGCTGTCGAAACCGACGGGACCGTCGAGGTCCTCGTCGCGCAGGTCGTTGGACGCCTTGGCCGTCGCGTCGCGGGCCTCGGTCACCGCGCGGCTATAGAACTGGCCGGCGCCGTGCGCGGAGCCGACATAGGCGCCGACGATCCGCTGCAGATGAATCTGCATCGCTCTCTCGCCGAGGCCTTCGCTCAGGCTGTCGGCCGTCTCGACGATCATGCGCTGATGGAGATCACGGATCCCGTCGCCGTCGAGAACGGGAAGACCAAAGCTCTCGGAGATGAGCGTCGCCTGGGCGGCGTCGGGGCAGGCAAGCCTGACCATTTCGAGCGTGGTGCTCTTGCGGAGCTGGACGACCTTCGCGGGCTGACGTTGGGTGCGAGCGGCTTTGGTCATGAGAACTTCCTTTCCTTCGGTTCGCCTGAAGGCCCGGATCGGCTCCTGCCGGTCCTCCCTTCGGGTGCGATCGACCGAAACCGGCGGAATGACGGGCGTTTCAGGGTCCGGGGCGGCCGGATCGAGCGGAGCCGGTTTGCGCGCAAGCAGGGCTTCCAGCCCTCGCGCGGCGCGCGGGCCCGCTGTGCCGAGATCGGCAGCTCCGGCCGCAACGCGGCGCGGCACGCGGCCTTGAAGCGACCGGCCGCCGGTTTAAGAGCGCAACAAAACCCGAGGGGAGGCCCGGCGGGCCGGAACGCCCATCAACAAGCGAAACCGACAGGTAAGGACCTCATGTACCCGCCGCACCCCACCACCAGGCCGCCGGCCGCGACGCATGACACCCGCCGGACCGTCCGGCCGCTTTCGTGGCGGCCTGGCACCTCATCGCAGACGACCGGCACTCTCTCCCGGCTGCGCCCGCGCGCACGACTCCAGCGCCAGTCGTCTCGCCGGGTGCCTGATCGGAGGTTTCCACGAGGCGGATGCATTCCATCATCGGCAAGGTCGCCGCCGGTGTTGGAGCCGCCGGCGTTGGATGTTCTCGGCCGCGGACCAGACGCCGGCGCAGGCCAGTTGATTCCAACCTTGCCCAGGCGTCGACCGGATAGCGTCAGGGTGCGACAGCCCGCGCTCCCTCATGCGCCGTTGACAGTGGCCGGAGCGCGCCGTGCTGGCGGCGTGGGCTCTCTGCTCGACCCGCACGCCGTCGGATGCCGATCATCGCAAGATCGACGCGCCGGTTTCCGGCCACAGCGCCGAGCCGGGCCGGCATCATGATGATCCACCGTCGTGCTGATGCACGCGTGGCGGCCAGCGGGTCGGCCGTCTTCGATACCAAGGCGCCGCCGCAGCGCCTCGATTGCATGGTCCTGCCGCGCGAGCTTTCGCGCCAAGGCGTCGATTTCCGGTTGGCGCTCCGCCGTGAGCGCCGCCAGGCTCGCGCGATACCGCTCGAGGAAAGCATCCGGATCCGGCGGCTTGCCGCGACGATACCCGGACTGCCTGCGGCCGAGCGACGGGATCAGCGCCGTCATCCTCCGCGTGATCTGCCGATCGATCATGTCGAGCTGGCGCTGCGTCTGTCGCCGTGCTTCCTCCATGCGGTGGAGAAGATGACGACGATTGGAGGAGGGGATCATGCCGCCCTCCCTGGCTGCCAGCCGATAAAGTCCGACTCGCCGCCATAGACGTGGTGGCGAGCGGGATCGACCACGAAGCCGAAGCGGCCGACGCGATATTCGTCCGAGGGCACGAGGAAGCGGCGCTCCTCGGTCCCAAAGCCCCGCTTACCGCCCGGCGTCGCGACGACCTCGACAAAGCCCGCGACCTGCTTCGACGTGATCGCAGAGATCACGATCCAGTCGTGGGCATGGGCCGCTTCGAAGGCCCGGCGATCCTTCTCGTGCGATTCGCCCGGCATGAGGATGGTGCCGAAGATCGCCTCCCAGGCATCGGGCCAGCTGTCCTTGATGGTCCGCTCCGCACAGCGACGCTCGAAGGCGGTGAAGAGATGCGGAAAGGTGATCGCGACGATCGCCCACTCAGCATCTTCCTCGTACCATCCGCCGGCCGAGCGCAGCATGCGATGGACCTTGCGGTTTCGCTCGGACGAGAGCTTGAAGCCGCCATGCCCGGCAGTCGAATGCGACGTGACGCCCTCGGCGTAGATCGTCGCGCCCTGCGAGGTGCCCCAGGGCGTATGGGCACGCGAATATTCCTCGACACGGCCGAGCATCTTGCGCTCGCGCTGATGTTCGGCGTTTTCGAGCNCGCGCGCGCGAAACGCCGCCTCGTCGGCGAGCTCGCCTGAGTGCCCGTAGAAATAGGCGCGCGTCCACTCGCCCATCGGTCGCGAGAGCCTCCACGCGGTGACGAGATAGTGCCGATCGTCGCGCGCCATCGCCATGGCGAACGCCGTGTCGCCGACGAGCGCGACAGGCATGCCGTCGGCGCTTCGGCCGAAAGAAACCCCCGGAAATCCGGGGGTCTCGGTCTGAGGACGGGCAGGAGAGGGGGCGTTCATGCCGCTGTCCTCCCCTCAACGATGTCGGCGCCGACCTCGTCGGCCGTCACCTCCTGGAGCACGGCACGCGGATAGCCGTGGCGCGTCAGCCACTCGCGGGCGTCGGCCTCGTGTGTTGCGAGATAGACCAGTTCGGCGTCGTCGCCAGCGCGATCGAGGATGCGGACCGATCCGATCGCCGGGCGCTCGACGATGGTGAAGGCCAGTCGCGAGTCGAGCGAGAACGTCCGATGGACGCGGATCGCGACGACCCCGCCGGCGCCGTGGTCGGCCTCGTGCAGGGTGAAGCATGCCGAGAGCGAGAGGTTGCCGACGCCGCGCGCCCCCTGCTTGCGGATCAACCGGCCGCGACTGTTGCTCGTGTGCCAAGCCGCCAGCTTCTTGGTGAAGCGCGGCGGGGGCTGCGGCGTTCCATCGGACCAGGCGACGATGGACCCGATTGGTGCGGTGTCGAAGATCGTGTGCGCGGACATGGTGTCCTCCTTGGATAGCGCGTGTGTGGAAACGGAACCGCCGCCGGCAGGGCCGGCGGCGGGATGTCGTTTGCGAGATGAGATGAGCGGATGCGTCGCTACTCGGCCGCATCCAGGAATTCGCCGGCTTCATCATCGTCGGAGCCTGCCTCGCCGATATCGGCCACCTCTTCGTCGGCTTCATCGTCGTCGGTCGCCGTCGCGCGCGACGACAGCCAGTCGGAGAGCTTCGCCGGATCGGGGGCGAAGAGCGCGGAGGGATGGACGAAATGCCCCTCCTTGTAATGCTCGACGAGAGCTGCGCGCGTGTCCTTCACGCGCTGGCGCGGCAGGACCGGCGTGTCCTTGCACGAGCCTTCGAGCGCCGGCCGCGACAGGCACGAGAGGAAATCCTCCGTGCCCATGTTCGGCAGGAATGCGTCGGCGCCGATCATCTCGCCCGCGATGCGCGCGACGATGCCGCTGTTGGTGGTGTTTTCCCGGCACGAGAAAACGTCGACCAGCATGGTGCGGGCCGCAACACGCAGCGTGTCCATGTCGAAGGCGAGCTTGCCGTCGGCGTCGAACAGCACCGCCGCGTTCTTCGCCAGCCGGCTGTGGCCGTAGTAGACACCGCCACTCCCCGTCGTCACCGCGACGTTCTGGCCGGCGAAGGCGAGGATCAGCAGCGCCATCAGCGCATCGTCCTCGATCGGCGCGCGGCCGAGCGCTTCGCGCAGCGCATCGGTGCGGTAGTCGCCGATCATCTCGACGCCCTTGCGCGTCACGTCGGGACGCGGCCTCGACACTTCACCGACGTCCTCCGGGGCGTTATCGGTGCTGCTCGCGCCCTTGCCGCCCTTCGGCTTCTTCGCTTCGGGCATGCGGTAATGCACGCTCTGCACACGACCCTCGCGGTCGAGGTACATCGCGGTGCAATCGGACTTGGTCGGCTTGCCGTAGACGCGCTCGGCCTTCGGCGGCAGCTTCACCTCGCCCCAGTTCGTGGTTTCGGCGATGACGCCCTTCTTGGGCAGGTTCGCCGTCATCCATTCCTGCTGTGCGCCGAGGAAGCCCTCGACATTCGTGGTGTAGCGGCTGTCCTCGTCGGCCGGAGCGAACAGGTCCTCGACCCACTGGATGCCGTATGCCTGGGCGAGATCGTCGCCAAAGCTTGCATGGCGCGCATACATGCGGGTCTTCTGCAGCCCCTGCGCCACGCTCCACCACGAGACCTGCGGATCGCCCTTCGACGGCTTGTGCTTCTTCCAGACCTCCTTCTGCTCGTCGAGCGCGGCCGCCGCTATCGTGCGCAGCTGCTGCTCGTTCGGCATGTCTCCCTTGGCCATGTGATCGAGCATCGCCGGCAGGACGTTGGCGAGCAGACGCAGCTTCTTGATCTGGCGCACGGGAAGCGCGAGCGCCACGCCGATCGCCTCCTCGGTCCAGCCGAGCGCGACCAGGCGCTCGATCGCACGCCACTGATCGACCGGGTTCATGGGATCGAAGGCGATGTTCGTGACCATCGATCGCATGGCGCCGTTGTCGTTCGACGCCTCGTCGACGAGCACGTCGATTTCCTCGAGACCCGCTGCGATCGCCTGCTTCACGCGGCGATGTCCGGCATTGATGATGTAGCCGTTGCCGCCGCCGGCTTCGGGCGTGATGACAGGCGGCTGGACGATGCCGACCGCCTTGATCGTGGCGAGCAGCAGCGCGTCGGCCTGCGGCGTCGATTTCGTCTGGCGCAGGGGGTCGGGATTTTCCTTCAGCGCTCGCGGATCGACCTTGATGAGTTGCATGGGAATGCTCCTTTTGGGGTTGCGGACCGGCTTCCCGGCCCTCTCTCGTCTTCTTCCCGAAGACACCTCCCGGCCCGCGGAGCGGGCGAGCCGGTGCAACTGCGGCCGAGCATCCCTGCCCGGCAGGACCAGCAGGGCCAGAGCCCTGCGCAGGACGACGGGCCGGGATCGCGCAGGCGGCGGTTGAGCGTCAGCGTCGACGGCCCGCCCGATCTGCGAGCGGGCATTTCCACCTCTTTTCCTCTCCTTTTTCCATTTCAGGCGGCCACCGCCATCTCGCCGCCGCTTCCATCGTCCTCTGCCAGCGCCTTCTCGACCTCCGCGAGCTGCCGGCGCTTGTCGGCGAGCTCGCCCGCGAACGCGAATTCACCGCCGTCGCGCGATGCATAGGACGCCAACCGCCGCCGGGCATCACCAAGGCGCTGGGACATACACTCGCGCTCGCCCTCGAAGTCGTCGATCGCGTGCTCAAGGCGAGCGGTGGCGCCAAGCGGCGTCACCGTCACCGGCAGCTCGATCTCATAGTCGGCGCCGGTTCGCTGCAGCATCGTGGTGTAGCGGTAGCCATCGCGGCCGAAGCGCTCGCCGCTATATTCAAGGTCGAAGCCGCCGATCGATGCGATCACGCTCTCGCCCTCCTGCTGAAGCTGAACGAGCGTCAGAATCTCCTTCAGGAGCGCCCGGCCTGCGAGCTTGCGCTCGCCGTAGCGGTCGCCCGTCACCGTCATGGTGAAGGCGTCGCCCGAGGTCGGGATGCGACGCGCGATGTCCTGGCCGATCTCACCGATGCGGCGCGTCGAATATTCGATGTCGCGTTCGGCGTCGCGAGTCTGGCGGCGCACCGCGTGCTGATCGTCGATATGGGCAGCGCGCAACCGCTCGAGCCGTGCGATATCGGCTTCGAGGCCGGCCTTCTGCATCAGGCGCGGATCGCCCGACGCGATCGCCTTGGCCATCGCGAACTGATTGGCTTGGCTCTCGCCCATATCCTCGAGCCGGCGGATCGAGGTGTCGCCGGAAAGGGCCGCCGCGATGAAGCGGGCCTTACGCTCGTTGTTCTGCCACATCTGCGCGTCGAGCGAGCCCTCGGTCGCATAGGCGAAGATATCGACCTCGTCGTGCTGGTTGCCCTGGCGCACGATGCGGCCCTCGCGCTGCTCGATCTGCGACGGCAGCCACGGTACATCGAGGTGATGCAAGGCCTTCAGGCGCAGCTGCGCGTTGACGCCGGTCCCCATCGTGTCCGAGCTGCCGATCAGGAAGCGGACCTTGCCGGCGCGCACGTCGCCAAAGAGGCGCTGCTTCGCCTCGGACTTCTTGAAATCCTGCATGAAGGCGATTTCGGACGCCGGTACGCCCATGCGGACAAGCTCGTCGCGGATCCAGCGGTAGGCCGAGAAGCCGCGCGACTTCTCGACACTGATGGTGCCGAGGTCGGAGAAGATCATCTGCGCCGCGCCGGGCAGTTCGAACGGCTTGCCGT comes from Afipia sp. P52-10 and encodes:
- a CDS encoding ArdC family protein; translated protein: MTEKKEGSRADVYARITDRIVADLEKGVRPWIQPWSAGHAGRRITRPLRHNGEPYSGMNVLLLWSEALARGFTSPTWMTFKQAIELDAHVRKGESGATVIYASRFTRTETDGNGGEVERDIPFLKTYSVFNVEQIAGLPDHFYRQPAPTIDPIQRIDHADRFFANTGSAIRHGGARAFYAPSTDHIQMPPFETFRDAASYVAVLSHEHVHWTADSRRVGRDLSRYAKDRSERAREELVAEIGSALICADLGIVPELEPRPDHASYVESWLQVLQGDKRAVFQAAAHAQRAAAFLHGLQPAEAAEGEAA
- a CDS encoding DUF7007 domain-containing protein, with the protein product MNAPSPARPQTETPGFPGVSFGRSADGMPVALVGDTAFAMAMARDDRHYLVTAWRLSRPMGEWTRAYFYGHSGELADEAAFRARXLENAEHQRERKMLGRVEEYSRAHTPWGTSQGATIYAEGVTSHSTAGHGGFKLSSERNRKVHRMLRSAGGWYEEDAEWAIVAITFPHLFTAFERRCAERTIKDSWPDAWEAIFGTILMPGESHEKDRRAFEAAHAHDWIVISAITSKQVAGFVEVVATPGGKRGFGTEERRFLVPSDEYRVGRFGFVVDPARHHVYGGESDFIGWQPGRAA
- a CDS encoding ParB N-terminal domain-containing protein, encoding MQLIKVDPRALKENPDPLRQTKSTPQADALLLATIKAVGIVQPPVITPEAGGGNGYIINAGHRRVKQAIAAGLEEIDVLVDEASNDNGAMRSMVTNIAFDPMNPVDQWRAIERLVALGWTEEAIGVALALPVRQIKKLRLLANVLPAMLDHMAKGDMPNEQQLRTIAAAALDEQKEVWKKHKPSKGDPQVSWWSVAQGLQKTRMYARHASFGDDLAQAYGIQWVEDLFAPADEDSRYTTNVEGFLGAQQEWMTANLPKKGVIAETTNWGEVKLPPKAERVYGKPTKSDCTAMYLDREGRVQSVHYRMPEAKKPKGGKGASSTDNAPEDVGEVSRPRPDVTRKGVEMIGDYRTDALREALGRAPIEDDALMALLILAFAGQNVAVTTGSGGVYYGHSRLAKNAAVLFDADGKLAFDMDTLRVAARTMLVDVFSCRENTTNSGIVARIAGEMIGADAFLPNMGTEDFLSCLSRPALEGSCKDTPVLPRQRVKDTRAALVEHYKEGHFVHPSALFAPDPAKLSDWLSSRATATDDDEADEEVADIGEAGSDDDEAGEFLDAAE